In one Deinococcus detaillensis genomic region, the following are encoded:
- the pelF gene encoding GT4 family glycosyltransferase PelF, translating into MQIALLCEGTYPHMQGGVSVWCDQLIAGLPEHRFQVYAISGQRIKTPSWTLPSNVERLVSVPLWDAAPRAANQPKALLPGLGTSWARRGLYTQSELDDAYAQLLSSLFGSSEDSTEFLSALRRLFSYAQSGDLTRALTTRRNIALMYDLWRGRGLPSDEQHLRRGPLLLRPNLADALQASTWLEHFLRPLSCPPPKAELCHSASNGLSPLLAFTSKWAYGTPFIMTEHGVYLRERYLELRYSTHSAAFKSFLLRFYSLLSRSAYVMADYITPGSHYNERWELQQGADVARIRPVYNGINPSFFPPATQEPSDPTITWVGRIDPLKDLETLIRAFGEVSEAMPNAKLRMFGAVPSGNEAYAEHCQRLIGQFGLTHKATFEGRIADVVDAYHAGHIVALSSISEGFPYTLIEAMASGRATVATDVGGVTEALGETGLIVPSRDHQAFARASLSLLGNDDLRRRLGAAARTRVFAEFTLENFLHVYRHVYPYVKLTHARSAQDNLS; encoded by the coding sequence GTGCAAATAGCGCTTCTTTGTGAAGGAACATATCCGCATATGCAGGGTGGGGTCAGCGTGTGGTGCGACCAACTGATTGCAGGCTTGCCTGAGCACCGGTTTCAGGTGTACGCCATCAGCGGGCAGCGGATAAAGACGCCGAGCTGGACGCTGCCGAGTAATGTGGAGCGGTTGGTCAGCGTGCCGCTGTGGGACGCCGCTCCCAGAGCTGCTAACCAACCCAAAGCGCTACTGCCCGGCCTGGGCACAAGCTGGGCGCGGCGTGGCCTTTATACCCAATCTGAGCTGGACGACGCTTACGCGCAACTCCTCAGCAGCTTATTTGGGTCATCGGAGGATTCCACTGAATTTCTGAGCGCCCTCAGACGGCTATTTAGCTACGCCCAGAGTGGCGATCTGACGCGGGCGCTGACCACCCGGCGCAATATCGCCCTGATGTACGATCTGTGGCGCGGGCGCGGTCTGCCGAGTGATGAGCAGCACCTCCGGCGTGGGCCGCTGCTGCTGCGTCCCAACCTCGCCGACGCTTTGCAGGCCAGCACCTGGCTCGAACATTTTCTGCGGCCTTTGTCGTGTCCGCCGCCCAAAGCGGAATTGTGCCACTCAGCGTCCAATGGCTTGAGTCCACTGCTGGCCTTTACCAGCAAATGGGCTTACGGCACCCCCTTCATCATGACCGAGCACGGCGTTTATCTGCGTGAGCGCTATCTGGAGCTGCGCTACAGCACCCACAGCGCCGCCTTCAAGTCATTTTTGCTGCGCTTTTACAGCTTACTGTCGCGCTCAGCTTATGTGATGGCCGATTACATCACGCCTGGCTCACACTACAACGAACGCTGGGAGCTTCAGCAAGGAGCCGACGTTGCGCGGATTCGTCCGGTTTATAACGGCATCAACCCCAGCTTTTTTCCGCCTGCGACCCAAGAACCCAGCGACCCGACCATCACCTGGGTAGGCCGGATTGACCCACTCAAAGACTTGGAGACCCTGATTCGTGCTTTTGGCGAAGTCAGCGAGGCGATGCCCAACGCCAAATTGCGGATGTTCGGCGCAGTGCCCAGCGGCAACGAAGCCTACGCCGAACACTGTCAGCGCCTCATCGGGCAATTTGGTCTGACCCACAAAGCCACCTTCGAGGGCCGAATTGCCGATGTGGTGGACGCTTACCACGCCGGGCACATAGTGGCGCTCTCCAGCATCTCTGAGGGCTTTCCCTACACGCTGATCGAAGCGATGGCCTCGGGGCGGGCCACAGTAGCCACCGATGTGGGCGGCGTCACCGAGGCGCTGGGCGAAACTGGTCTGATCGTGCCCTCGCGGGATCACCAAGCCTTTGCGCGGGCCAGCCTCAGCTTGCTGGGCAATGACGATCTGCGCCGCCGTCTGGGCGCAGCGGCCCGGACACGGGTGTTTGCCGAGTTCACGCTCGAAAACTTCTTGCACGTTTACCGCCACGTTTACCCGTATGTCAAACTGACGCACGCCCGGAGCGCCCAGGACAACCTCTCGTGA
- a CDS encoding SDR family NAD(P)-dependent oxidoreductase: MNNLVAVTGAEGFIGSHLVEALVKEGFKVRAMVLYNSFSSWGWLEQLSADVMEHVEVMLGDVRDPRSVRDLMQGAEVVYHLAALIAIPYSYQAPHSYVQTNVIGTLNVLEAARELGTPRLIHTSTSEVYGTALQVPIHESHPLQAQSPYAASKVGADKLVESYVLSFGLPAVTLRPFNTYGPRQSARAVIPTIISQIAAKQPVIKIGSLAPTRDFNYVADTAASFVAVGRAEASQVLGQTLNTGTGVEISVGALIQAVADIMNRRVEIQEDAQRLRPDASEVMRLVSDSSALRRLTGWEPQYPLHAGLEQTSQWFLDERNLAHYKVGQYTI; encoded by the coding sequence ATGAATAATTTAGTGGCCGTGACCGGCGCAGAAGGGTTTATCGGTTCGCATTTGGTCGAAGCGCTGGTCAAGGAAGGGTTCAAAGTACGGGCGATGGTGCTCTATAACTCTTTTTCCAGTTGGGGCTGGTTAGAGCAGCTCTCCGCCGACGTGATGGAACACGTCGAAGTGATGTTGGGCGACGTGCGCGACCCGCGTTCGGTGCGTGACCTGATGCAGGGCGCAGAAGTCGTTTATCACCTGGCGGCTTTGATAGCCATTCCATATTCTTACCAAGCGCCGCATTCCTACGTGCAGACCAACGTGATCGGCACCTTGAATGTGCTGGAGGCGGCCCGCGAACTCGGCACCCCGCGCCTGATTCACACTTCCACCAGTGAGGTCTACGGCACCGCCCTTCAGGTGCCCATTCACGAAAGCCACCCGCTGCAAGCCCAGTCGCCCTACGCTGCGTCCAAAGTGGGAGCCGACAAACTGGTGGAAAGTTACGTGCTGAGTTTCGGTCTGCCTGCCGTGACCCTGCGGCCCTTCAATACCTACGGCCCGCGTCAGTCGGCCCGCGCGGTGATTCCCACCATCATCTCGCAGATCGCCGCCAAGCAGCCGGTCATCAAAATTGGCTCGCTGGCTCCCACCCGCGACTTTAATTACGTGGCCGACACCGCCGCTTCGTTTGTGGCGGTGGGCCGTGCCGAGGCCAGTCAGGTGCTGGGGCAGACCCTGAATACCGGCACCGGCGTTGAAATCTCGGTGGGTGCACTGATTCAGGCGGTGGCCGACATCATGAACCGGCGGGTGGAAATTCAGGAAGACGCCCAGCGGCTGCGCCCCGACGCCTCAGAAGTGATGCGGCTGGTGAGTGACAGCTCGGCGCTGCGCCGCCTGACCGGCTGGGAGCCGCAGTACCCGCTGCACGCCGGACTGGAGCAAACCAGCCAGTGGTTTTTGGACGAGCGCAACCTAGCCCACTACAAAGTCGGTCAGTACACCATCTAA